One window of the Wolbachia endosymbiont of Ctenocephalides felis wCfeJ genome contains the following:
- the rpoH gene encoding RNA polymerase sigma factor RpoH, which translates to MLIPTASLCINRSTNLTQYIAEVRRFPMLSQEEEIYLAKNWQQYQDISSAHRLITSHLNLVVKIAMKFKNYGLLLMDLIMEGNMGLMHAVKKFNPDLGFRFSTYAVWWIEASIKDFILKSWSFVKIGTTQAQRKLFFSLRKIKKRILQYTNRETLSNEEIKAISNELSVSEGDVVQMNYRLTCKDQSLNNCIKIGDDSKKELQDMIPCNSVSQEITYQSHEEKELKETILNNALANLNERSRDIFISRYLSENTKTLDELSKKYSISRERIRQLAEQAMSKVKQHIQSESSKLGLHA; encoded by the coding sequence ATGTTGATTCCAACAGCAAGTTTATGTATTAATCGCAGCACTAATCTCACACAGTATATTGCTGAAGTGCGAAGGTTTCCTATGCTTTCCCAAGAAGAAGAAATATATCTAGCAAAAAATTGGCAACAATATCAGGATATTTCTTCTGCTCACAGGTTAATTACCAGCCATTTAAATTTGGTAGTGAAAATTGCAATGAAGTTCAAAAACTATGGATTGTTGCTTATGGACCTAATTATGGAAGGAAATATGGGTTTAATGCATGCAGTGAAAAAGTTTAATCCTGATTTAGGGTTTCGCTTTTCAACTTATGCGGTTTGGTGGATTGAAGCTTCAATAAAAGACTTTATATTGAAATCTTGGTCGTTTGTGAAAATAGGTACAACACAAGCACAAAGAAAGTTATTTTTTAGTTTGCGTAAAATAAAAAAAAGGATTTTACAATATACAAACAGAGAGACCTTAAGTAATGAAGAAATAAAAGCAATATCTAATGAACTTTCTGTATCCGAAGGAGACGTTGTACAGATGAATTATCGTCTTACTTGTAAGGATCAGTCACTCAATAATTGCATAAAGATAGGTGATGATTCTAAAAAGGAGCTACAAGATATGATTCCTTGTAACTCAGTTAGCCAAGAAATAACCTATCAGAGTCATGAAGAGAAAGAATTAAAAGAAACAATTTTGAATAATGCACTAGCAAACCTTAATGAAAGGTCGAGAGATATTTTTATCAGCAGATATTTATCTGAAAATACTAAAACTCTAGACGAGCTGAGTAAAAAGTATAGTATTTCAAGAGAAAGGATAAGGCAGCTGGCTGAACAAGCGATGAGTAAGGTGAAACAACATATACAATCAGAAAGTTCAAAACTTGGTTTACATGCGTAG
- a CDS encoding acyloxyacyl hydrolase — translation MHYKKFFSATALATLLSLSNAAFSDPVGPIADEETSYYIRLQYNGEFLPFKTKIDAIQYQDSANKAFDPYKASFMAGGAAFGYKMDDIRVDVEGLYSQLKKNEISGTAKAGNTAIADDLSVMSGLVNVYYDVAIEDMPITPYVGVGVGAAYLSNPLKSPVGDQKHGFGFAYQAKAGISYDVTPEIKLFAGARYFGSYGANFDGEKQDPAHSDDATKKVTDKGAYKVLYSTVGAEAGVTFNF, via the coding sequence ATGCATTATAAAAAGTTTTTTTCGGCAACTGCTTTAGCGACGTTGCTAAGTTTATCAAACGCTGCTTTTTCAGATCCTGTTGGTCCAATAGCTGATGAAGAAACTAGCTACTACATTCGCCTGCAGTACAACGGTGAATTTTTACCTTTCAAAACAAAAATTGATGCTATTCAATATCAAGATAGTGCTAATAAAGCTTTTGATCCTTACAAGGCTTCTTTTATGGCTGGTGGTGCTGCTTTTGGTTATAAAATGGATGACATCAGAGTGGATGTTGAGGGACTTTACTCGCAGCTCAAAAAAAACGAAATCTCAGGTACAGCAAAAGCTGGCAATACAGCGATTGCAGATGATTTATCAGTAATGTCAGGGCTAGTTAATGTGTATTACGACGTAGCAATTGAGGACATGCCTATCACCCCATACGTTGGTGTCGGTGTTGGTGCAGCATATCTCAGCAATCCTTTGAAGAGTCCTGTGGGGGATCAAAAACATGGATTTGGTTTTGCTTATCAAGCAAAAGCTGGTATCAGTTATGACGTAACTCCAGAAATCAAACTCTTTGCTGGAGCCCGTTATTTTGGTTCTTATGGCGCTAACTTTGATGGAGAAAAACAAGATCCTGCACATTCTGACGATGCAACCAAAAAGGTTACTGATAAAGGCGCATATAAAGTTCTTTACAGTACTGTTGGTGCAGAAGCTGGAGTAACGTTTAATTTCTAA
- a CDS encoding invasion associated locus B family protein: MRSFFIFLTLFSIGALASVSDVQLKEKYKDWLVYTALEDGEKVCYIVSYPKKKSEHYTTTRKPYVMVSYVDKKADEISVTSGFQYDKEPVVLNIDKKVKYKLSITQGNLAWAEHTKTDQELVLKMKQGLSMVVNGKIKATTVDDTYSLLGFQKAYQKMHDLCHTK; this comes from the coding sequence ATGCGTAGTTTTTTTATATTTTTAACACTATTTTCAATAGGTGCTCTGGCATCAGTTAGTGATGTGCAGTTAAAGGAAAAATATAAAGATTGGCTCGTGTACACCGCATTAGAAGATGGAGAAAAAGTGTGTTACATCGTATCTTATCCTAAGAAGAAAAGCGAGCATTATACAACCACTCGTAAGCCGTATGTGATGGTTAGTTATGTTGACAAAAAAGCAGATGAGATAAGCGTCACTTCTGGCTTTCAGTATGACAAGGAGCCTGTCGTTCTCAATATTGACAAAAAAGTCAAATATAAATTGTCTATAACACAGGGAAATCTTGCATGGGCAGAGCATACAAAAACAGATCAAGAGCTAGTTCTCAAGATGAAGCAAGGATTATCAATGGTGGTTAATGGTAAAATAAAAGCAACAACTGTTGATGACACTTATTCTCTACTTGGCTTCCAAAAAGCGTATCAAAAAATGCATGACTTGTGCCACACGAAGTAA